Proteins from a single region of Theobroma cacao cultivar B97-61/B2 chromosome 10, Criollo_cocoa_genome_V2, whole genome shotgun sequence:
- the LOC18586094 gene encoding glucan endo-1,3-beta-glucosidase, producing MGILLLATFLHLVTSATALGVNYGMIADNLPSPYEVANFIKTKTIFDSVKIFDTNPDVLRAFANTDISVTVTVANGQIPSLTNVRAARRWVNNHIRPFYPQTKIKYISVGNEILLFNVQDQINNLVPAMKSLHLALAKAGIRGIKVTTAHALNIFNGDSVPSLARFRQDYAKSFFAPLLLFLRRTKSPFMINPYPYFELNAMGNKLDYALFKRNPGLFDKHSGKTYTNALDALLDKTHSAMSAIGCGDVDIVIGETGWPSQGDGGNLVATVGNALSYNGNLVREILSGNGTPLMPNRRFETYIFALFNENQKPGPLAERNWGLFRPDFTPVYNVGVLRNGQPMPRPAIRAPSSKKFCVPKPGVTDAQLQSNLDYACSQGANCSPIQPGGPCAQPGTVRSRATFAMNSYYRNKGQADNACDFSGTAQITTADPSYGNCHYP from the exons ATGGGAATCCTCCTCCTCGCCACCTTCCTTCACCTCGTCACCTCCGCCACCGCCCTCGGCGTAAACTATGGCATGATAGCGGACAACCTTCCGTCACCTTACGAAGTTGCCAACTTCATCAAGACCAAAACTATTTTTGACAGCGTAAAGATCTTTGATACGAACCCTGATGTCCTTAGAGCTTTTGCAAACACTGATATTTCGGTCACGGTCACGGTTGCCAATGGACAAATCCCTTCTTTAACCAATGTTCGAGCGGCGAGGAGATGGGTGAATAACCATATTCGCCCTTTTTATCCACAGACGAAGATCAAGTATATTTCTGTTGGCAACgaaattttgctttttaacGTTCAGGATCAAATTAACAATCTTGTGCCAGCAATGAAATCTCTTCATCTTGCTTTGGCTAAAGCTGGAATTCGGGGTATTAAG GTCACAACAGCTCATGCTCTTAACATATTCAATGGTGACTCTGTGCCAAGTTTGGCTCGGTTTAGGCAGGATTATGCAAAGAGCTTCTTTGCTCCTTTACTACTATTCCTTCGAAGAACAAAATCACCTTTCATGATCAACCCTTACCCTTACTTCGAGTTGAATGCGATGGGGAACAAATTGGACTATGCTCTTTTCAAGAGAAATCCTGGTTTGTTTGATAAACATAGTGGGAAAACATACACCAATGCCCTTGATGCTCTCTTGGACAAAACACATTCGGCCATGAGTGCCATTGGCTGTGGAGATGTTGACATTGTCATTGGCGAAACCGGTTGGCCTTCCCAGGGTGATGGAGGAAACCTGGTTGCTACTGTTGGGAATGCACTTTCTTACAATGGGAATTTGGTTAGGGAAATCCTTTCAGGAAATGGCACACCTTTGATGCCAAACAGGAGGTTTGAGACTTACATTTTCGCATTGTTTAATGAGAATCAGAAACCAGGTCCCCTCGCTGAGAGGAATTGGGGTTTATTTAGACCAGATTTCACCCCTGTTTACAATGTTGGAGTTTTGCGCAATGGCCAG CCGATGCCAAGACCAGCAATACGGGCACCATCAAGCAAGAAGTTCTGTGTACCGAAACCTGGAGTCACCGATGCTCAACTGCAATCTAACCTAGATTACGCATGTAGCCAAGGTGCTAATTGCAGTCCAATTCAACCTGGTGGGCCTTGCGCTCAACCAGGCACCGTCAGGTCTCGTGCAACATTTGCCATGAATTCTTACTATCGAAACAAAGGCCAAGCTGATAACGCCTGTGATTTTTCTGGCACTGCTCAAATCACCACTGCCGATCCAA GTTATGGCAACTGCCACTACCCTTGA